TCGGGCTGCGCATCCGAGGGGCTCTCCTCGGGCTTGGAAGCGGGCTGCGGCGAGCGCTCGCCGTTTTCGCAAAGCTTGTCAATTCCTTGCATTAGCATCGCGACGGAGAACGGCAGTCCCGTGTACGTTCCGACCGACTTCGCCGGATCGCCCGGCGAGTCGAGCGGGTTTCCGTCAGAGTCGAGCGCCTCCACCCGTCCGCCGTCGCGGATGCGGACGACCATCAGACCGCTGTGGATGGCCTGATGGCATCGATGGCAGACGCAGATGAGGTTGTTGAAGTCGGTGGCCCCGCCTTTGCCCCGGGACTTCAGGTGATGGCACATGAGGTCATGATCGCAGCCGCAGATCATGCACCGGCCTCCAGCTCGTGCGATGACGAGGACCCGCATCCAGAGAGGCACCGGCGGGTCGCGGTCCTCTTCCGGGATCTCGCCGCGCTCGCCGAAGAAAACCACCGCATCCTCCCCCGGATCGACCGGAGCGTCGATCGTCAGGACGCCGCCATCCCGCTTCACCTGCTCCAGGACCTCCTTGGGGATCTCCACCCGTCCCTCATCGGTCTCGATCCAGGCCATCGTGCACGTGGGGCACGAGTGATACACGATCGCGAGGTGACAGGTGCCCACGTCCTTTCGCCAGCCCTTGATCGTGCCGTCGGGCGAGAAGTCGATGGCGAGCTGGGCCAGGGCCTTGATCCGTCCGACCGTCGAGAGCTTCTTCTCCGAGAGCTTCCCAATCCTGTCGAGCGCCTGCTTGAACTTGACGTAGACGGGCCCGGGCAGGAGGATCTCGAAGTGGACCATCCCCTGCCGGAGCCTCTTCGGGTCATTCGGCCGGTCGCCCTTCTTCCCCTTGCGGGTCCTGGCCCGGACTTCGCGGGTCGTCATCCCCTTGACGTCCTCGAGCCACTGCTCGATCGTCCCGGGCTCGACGATGGGCGCGAGGTAGCAGAGGATCGTCCAGCAGATCTCCCCGTCGACGAACGCCTTGTCCAGCCGCGGCACGTTCTCGAGCGCCTCGGCGAGGACCAAGAACATCCGGAGCTTCCGTTCGCTGAGATGAACATCCTTCTCCACGTAGTTCTCGAAGCTCGGGAAGCCCCAGCCCTCCCAGAGGCGTCTGCGCTTGACCAGGAGGAGGTAGAAGCATATCACCCGCTCCCACACACCGACGTGGCGTGCGCCATACTTGATGATCTCGCGGATCCTCTCCGGGTGGAGCTTGGGATTCAGGACCTCGTGACTGATCATGGCTCTCCTCCAGTTCTCTCAGACCTGTGCGGCCGGCCGCTCGGGCCGGAGGACCTCTGCGAACGCCTGACCAACCGAACGGAAGCATACCGGAACTGAAACGGAAGCGCAACAACAAAATGGCACGAGAAAGTCTGGCAGAAGGAGTCATAAACTAGCCAGCCATAATGGCTTAAAACTCCTAGTTGTTCGGTATGATTCTTGGTGTGGTAATGACACCCCGTCCCTACTCGATTCATCCTCGAAGCCCACCTCTTGACCGAACGAGTTGTCAGGTATGAAGCCGCTGTGGAAAATCTCCAACTTCCGCCGTGCAATGAACCAGGCGACAATGACCTTAGCCGGTCATGTAGGTATCGCGACCGCTCGCGGGAGGTGCCGGGATGCGAAAGAGCTTGCGTTGGGCGCTCGCCATCGGAATCCCCATGGCGCTTCTCTCGATTGGATGCGGCGGGGGAGAGCCTTCCTTCAAAGGGCGGACGGTCGCCGAGTGGATGGAGGATTTCAAGAATCCCGAGTATGACGTGAACCGGCGCGCCATCTCGGCGATCGTGGGGATCGGTGAGCCCGCCGTCTCATCCCTCACGGCGGGGCTGAAGGACGAGGATCGGCGCATTCGCGTGATGGCCCTCCTGGCGCTCCGCGAGTTGGGACCGAAAGGCAAAGCCGCGATCCCGGCTTTGTGCGCGCTCTTCGATGGCAGCGAGAGCGCCCTCGGGACGGATCGGCAGTTCTTCCTCAAGACCGTGGCTGGGACGCTGGGGAGGATGGGCCCGGATGGGATCCGCGCCCTACTCGAAGCCACGAAGATCTCCGCCGATGACATGGACCCC
The nucleotide sequence above comes from Candidatus Eisenbacteria bacterium. Encoded proteins:
- a CDS encoding AAA family ATPase; translated protein: MISHEVLNPKLHPERIREIIKYGARHVGVWERVICFYLLLVKRRRLWEGWGFPSFENYVEKDVHLSERKLRMFLVLAEALENVPRLDKAFVDGEICWTILCYLAPIVEPGTIEQWLEDVKGMTTREVRARTRKGKKGDRPNDPKRLRQGMVHFEILLPGPVYVKFKQALDRIGKLSEKKLSTVGRIKALAQLAIDFSPDGTIKGWRKDVGTCHLAIVYHSCPTCTMAWIETDEGRVEIPKEVLEQVKRDGGVLTIDAPVDPGEDAVVFFGERGEIPEEDRDPPVPLWMRVLVIARAGGRCMICGCDHDLMCHHLKSRGKGGATDFNNLICVCHRCHQAIHSGLMVVRIRDGGRVEALDSDGNPLDSPGDPAKSVGTYTGLPFSVAMLMQGIDKLCENGERSPQPASKPEESPSDAQPDAHPEEPPAEPKPVLALKDLPNVMGVEEFRRIQPLLEWDTAKKGLVFHPEREAGVCEAPVQPLATSLRLTDPNRPTSLAEVVGQKKTVEWLAICVEAAKRSGKPLPHTLLTGPAGLGKTTIARLVAKELGVAYSETSATTIRTPAHFLGMLVNLRPRDVLFVDELHGLDPTCQDFILSALEDRFVRLSISQGAYTHDVMVHLDPFTLIGATTNQADLSNPFLSRFKTKRELEPYSVDAVAEILARAAGRAGDGIAPAALLDLAARSRGNAREAIGLLDAARILAQASGASVISQDIAARSAEHLGIDEHGLREEERRLIAFLVSERRAVGLRTLADSLGIEQKTVRDIYEPYLVRTGWIRRTPWGRKATDKAIEWAIEAGLVSESTLPELMHAQAGAPRKPS